A single genomic interval of halophilic archaeon DL31 harbors:
- a CDS encoding peptidylprolyl isomerase FKBP-type (PFAM: Peptidyl-prolyl cis-trans isomerase, FKBP-type~KEGG: hje:HacjB3_03125 peptidylprolyl isomerase) encodes MVDPGSIAIVHLTGRLVDGADAGAVFETTDVDVALEEGIYHDHRDFKPLEFRVGEGHVLSGIDSALRRMVEGETQTIVLGPDEAYGTRDERDVVSALREEIEARSGKTPEIDDLVRSDTGDVGWVSDVSAETVTVDFNNELAGERVEFEIRLLEVHATEAGHDVGVSRDGVA; translated from the coding sequence GTGGTTGACCCTGGCTCCATCGCAATCGTCCACCTCACCGGCCGACTCGTCGACGGCGCCGACGCCGGCGCGGTGTTCGAGACCACCGACGTGGACGTGGCCCTCGAGGAAGGAATCTACCACGACCACCGCGACTTCAAGCCCTTGGAGTTCCGCGTCGGCGAGGGTCACGTCCTCTCCGGAATCGACAGTGCGCTACGGCGGATGGTCGAAGGGGAGACACAGACCATTGTCCTCGGCCCGGACGAGGCCTACGGCACACGCGACGAACGCGACGTGGTGTCTGCCCTGCGCGAGGAAATCGAAGCGCGGAGCGGCAAAACCCCCGAGATTGACGACCTCGTGCGCAGCGACACCGGTGACGTGGGCTGGGTCAGCGACGTGTCGGCGGAGACGGTGACAGTCGACTTCAACAACGAACTCGCTGGCGAGCGCGTCGAGTTCGAGATCCGGTTGCTCGAGGTCCACGCGACGGAGGCGGGCCACGACGTTGGGGTCTCACGCGACGGCGTCGCGTGA
- a CDS encoding UPF0286 protein (KEGG: hbo:Hbor_27070 nuclease of the recb family~HAMAP: UPF0286 protein~PFAM: Uncharacterised protein family UPF0286) has protein sequence MSVTTLHQPTHRDALEALSSAFDRGELLTIFGRCTVEYEGRAASSLGPGDRLVVLKPDGTALVHTDEKRTPVNWQPPGSEHHAAVRDGRLRVRSERENPDERLDVQFERVHQLSALPVTGGRTVDVAGSEEALRQRILTEPELVEPGFEPDATERETTAGPVDVFGHDSEGRPVVVELKRRRVGPDAAGQLDRYVEALEREVPDGVEVRGVLVAPSVTDRARALLGERGLSFVSLEPPDATVK, from the coding sequence GTGAGCGTTACCACCCTCCACCAGCCGACCCACCGTGACGCGCTTGAGGCGCTGTCGTCGGCGTTCGACCGGGGGGAGCTACTCACCATATTCGGCCGCTGTACGGTGGAGTACGAGGGGCGAGCGGCCTCCTCACTCGGCCCGGGGGACCGATTGGTCGTGCTCAAGCCCGACGGCACCGCACTTGTCCACACCGACGAGAAGCGCACGCCTGTCAACTGGCAGCCACCGGGCTCCGAGCACCACGCTGCTGTCCGCGACGGTCGCCTGCGCGTGCGAAGCGAGCGCGAGAACCCCGACGAGCGACTGGACGTGCAGTTTGAGCGAGTCCACCAACTCTCCGCCCTCCCTGTGACCGGCGGCCGCACCGTCGACGTCGCCGGGAGCGAGGAAGCCCTCCGCCAACGCATTCTGACGGAGCCGGAGTTGGTCGAACCGGGTTTCGAGCCCGACGCGACAGAGCGGGAGACCACCGCCGGGCCCGTGGACGTGTTCGGGCACGACAGCGAGGGCCGACCGGTCGTCGTCGAACTCAAACGCCGGCGAGTCGGGCCGGACGCCGCGGGGCAGCTTGACCGGTACGTCGAGGCGCTCGAACGCGAGGTTCCGGACGGCGTCGAGGTCCGTGGCGTGTTGGTCGCTCCCTCGGTCACCGACCGTGCGCGAGCGCTCCTGGGTGAGCGCGGGCTCTCGTTTGTCTCCCTCGAGCCGCCGGACGCGACGGTGAAGTGA
- a CDS encoding 3-hydroxybutyryl-CoA dehydratase (KEGG: hje:HacjB3_09775 3-hydroxybutyryl-CoA dehydratase~PFAM: Crotonase, core) → MQHGPFRHIHLDREDGVVSITIDRPEKHNALNDGAMLDLSRAFAEIEFDRSVDAVVIEGAGDEAFSAGADIEQYAGPSEDHDPMQKERQDRFYEVYREPFECHAPVIAKIDGFCVGGGLIFAMYCDLRIASEGSQFGVPTANIGQVPTGGATRRAVELVGEATAKELVFTAGYVDAETATDAGLVNDVVPPEALDDRVASLIDAMGDAGREAVKNSKRAINAAVEAENPKTAREREADLWWEQFATAERRDLVDEFTDR, encoded by the coding sequence ATGCAACACGGCCCGTTCCGCCACATCCACCTCGACCGCGAGGACGGCGTGGTTTCGATCACCATCGACCGCCCGGAGAAACACAACGCGCTGAACGACGGGGCGATGCTCGACCTGAGCCGGGCGTTCGCTGAAATCGAGTTCGACCGCAGCGTCGACGCCGTGGTTATCGAAGGGGCGGGCGATGAGGCGTTTTCCGCAGGGGCGGATATCGAACAGTACGCCGGGCCGAGCGAAGATCACGACCCGATGCAGAAGGAGCGACAGGACCGCTTCTACGAAGTCTACCGCGAGCCGTTCGAGTGTCATGCGCCCGTTATCGCGAAAATCGACGGGTTCTGTGTCGGCGGCGGCCTCATCTTCGCGATGTACTGTGACCTCCGAATCGCCAGCGAGGGCTCGCAGTTCGGCGTCCCGACCGCGAACATCGGCCAGGTTCCGACCGGCGGTGCGACCCGCCGGGCGGTCGAGTTGGTCGGTGAAGCGACCGCCAAAGAGCTCGTGTTCACTGCGGGCTACGTCGACGCCGAGACGGCCACTGACGCCGGACTGGTGAACGACGTGGTCCCGCCTGAAGCCCTCGACGACCGGGTCGCCTCGCTGATCGACGCGATGGGCGATGCGGGTCGGGAAGCGGTGAAAAACTCGAAGCGTGCAATCAACGCGGCCGTCGAGGCCGAGAACCCAAAGACGGCTCGCGAGCGGGAGGCTGACCTCTGGTGGGAACAGTTCGCGACCGCTGAGCGTCGTGACCTCGTCGACGAGTTCACCGACCGCTGA
- a CDS encoding Sulfite oxidase (KEGG: hje:HacjB3_14315 oxidoreductase molybdopterin binding protein~PFAM: Oxidoreductase, molybdopterin binding; Moybdenum cofactor oxidoreductase, dimerisation) — MAQNQQQSEDDEPQRETGESTRRDRFVERRRFLMAAGSLAGVGVLAGCGGNDTETESPTGTETDAPPSTPEPTEEPTDEPTEEPDQEPSLGERYPGLRILSPEPENAEAATRETYTDYINPREEHYIRNHYPTPDIDENNWTISLTGLVDEEIELSMDDIKHDFATDSITHTMQCAGNGRSYFDPQVGGNQWSFGAVGNTVWTGTPVADILEYYGADMADGRFLTVMGGEHPEGEDVFTRSIPMEKVKKDVMLAYEMNGSPVSPDHGFPVRLLVPGWFGCNNVKWANRMHVMETMVIGDEWEEEGAPENGARTYTHWQQYSYRIVPEEDDGATQYEDIPVYDTREQMNRTDEIDNAYMYDQLEKSLIGYPRDESTISTSPAGTIEVIGVAWAGDDAVETVEVSADGGETWNEAEFFGPVDSPNGWRQFRYVWENPSAGEQTLHSRATDERGYTQPAEIADQSAQLRGIENDQYPWDQGGYGNNAYVPHGVSFTVEE; from the coding sequence ATGGCACAAAACCAACAGCAGAGCGAGGACGACGAGCCACAGCGTGAGACTGGCGAAAGCACGCGGCGTGATCGCTTCGTCGAGCGGCGGCGGTTCCTGATGGCGGCCGGCTCACTTGCTGGTGTCGGCGTCCTCGCCGGCTGTGGGGGCAACGACACGGAGACCGAGTCGCCGACCGGGACCGAGACGGATGCCCCGCCGTCAACGCCCGAACCAACCGAAGAGCCGACCGACGAACCGACTGAGGAGCCGGACCAAGAACCATCGCTGGGAGAGCGCTACCCCGGCCTGCGGATTCTCTCGCCGGAGCCCGAGAACGCCGAAGCGGCCACCCGCGAGACCTACACTGACTACATCAACCCGCGTGAGGAGCACTACATCCGGAATCACTACCCGACGCCGGATATCGACGAGAACAACTGGACGATCTCCCTGACGGGGCTCGTGGACGAGGAAATCGAGCTCTCAATGGATGATATCAAGCACGACTTCGCGACGGACTCGATCACCCACACGATGCAGTGTGCCGGGAATGGTCGCTCGTACTTCGATCCGCAGGTGGGTGGCAACCAATGGTCGTTCGGTGCCGTCGGTAACACGGTCTGGACCGGGACGCCGGTCGCGGACATCCTCGAGTACTACGGAGCCGACATGGCAGATGGCCGCTTCCTGACGGTGATGGGCGGTGAGCACCCCGAAGGCGAGGACGTGTTCACCCGCTCCATCCCGATGGAGAAGGTCAAGAAGGACGTCATGCTGGCCTACGAAATGAACGGGTCACCGGTCTCTCCCGACCACGGGTTCCCGGTCCGGCTGCTCGTGCCGGGCTGGTTCGGCTGTAACAACGTCAAGTGGGCCAACCGAATGCACGTGATGGAGACGATGGTCATCGGGGACGAGTGGGAAGAAGAAGGTGCGCCTGAAAACGGCGCTCGGACCTACACCCACTGGCAGCAGTACTCCTACCGAATCGTCCCTGAAGAGGACGACGGTGCGACCCAGTACGAGGACATCCCGGTGTACGACACCCGGGAGCAGATGAACCGAACCGACGAGATCGATAACGCCTACATGTACGATCAGTTGGAGAAGTCCCTAATCGGCTACCCGCGCGACGAGTCGACGATATCGACGTCGCCGGCAGGCACGATCGAGGTCATCGGCGTGGCGTGGGCCGGCGACGACGCCGTCGAGACTGTCGAAGTCTCGGCCGACGGTGGCGAGACGTGGAACGAGGCCGAGTTCTTCGGCCCAGTCGACAGCCCCAACGGCTGGCGGCAGTTCCGGTACGTCTGGGAGAACCCCTCCGCTGGCGAGCAGACGCTGCACTCCCGCGCAACCGACGAGCGAGGGTACACCCAACCAGCAGAGATCGCCGATCAGTCGGCGCAGCTCCGGGGTATCGAGAACGACCAGTACCCATGGGATCAAGGCGGCTACGGCAACAACGCGTACGTCCCCCACGGCGTGAGCTTCACGGTGGAGGAGTAA
- a CDS encoding hypothetical protein (KEGG: pfh:PFHG_03074 glutamic acid-rich protein): MVDPIFTYVGGIAFLVLIIGTMLYLTFSTLDIDEGDEYPSESVVKGVGVESDDEKGAAVETEAAEPVNEEQPGLAAEEPGTDEETEEVSVDDANESEDAAEGDAEDDGEESEGDETKETEDAAEAHDEDAGEDSEVEAADEDDDESET; this comes from the coding sequence ATGGTCGACCCCATATTCACCTACGTCGGCGGCATCGCGTTCCTCGTCCTCATCATCGGGACGATGCTGTATCTCACCTTCTCCACCCTGGATATCGACGAGGGCGACGAGTACCCCAGCGAGAGCGTCGTGAAAGGGGTCGGCGTCGAGTCAGACGACGAAAAGGGAGCAGCGGTCGAGACCGAGGCCGCAGAACCCGTCAACGAGGAGCAGCCCGGACTGGCTGCGGAGGAGCCTGGAACCGACGAGGAGACTGAAGAAGTGAGCGTCGACGATGCGAATGAATCCGAGGACGCTGCGGAAGGGGATGCTGAGGACGACGGAGAGGAGAGTGAGGGAGACGAGACAAAAGAAACCGAAGACGCTGCTGAAGCGCACGATGAGGACGCCGGAGAAGACAGTGAGGTGGAAGCTGCCGACGAGGATGACGACGAGAGCGAGACCTAA
- a CDS encoding 50S ribosomal protein L10e (TIGRFAM: Ribosomal protein L10e~HAMAP: 50S ribosomal protein L10e~KEGG: hla:Hlac_0057 50S ribosomal protein L10e~PFAM: Ribosomal protein L10e/L16) — MSDKPASMYREINKPSYTRREYITGIPGSKVAQHNMGDLQAGPDDYPVEISLRPEETLQIRHGSLESARLSANRHLVKELGEGNYKMVLRKFPHQVLRENKQATGAGADRVSDGMRQAFGKPVGTAARVGKGENIFTAYCEPEQADAVKEAFRRAYNKMSPPCRIVVEKGKELLVR, encoded by the coding sequence ATGTCTGACAAGCCCGCCTCCATGTACCGGGAGATCAACAAGCCGTCCTACACGCGGCGCGAGTACATCACCGGCATCCCCGGTTCCAAGGTTGCCCAGCACAACATGGGCGACCTGCAGGCCGGTCCGGACGATTACCCGGTCGAGATCTCCCTGCGACCCGAAGAAACGCTCCAGATCCGCCACGGCTCCCTCGAGTCTGCGCGGCTCTCGGCGAACCGCCACCTGGTGAAGGAGCTCGGCGAGGGTAACTACAAGATGGTCCTCCGGAAGTTCCCCCACCAGGTGCTTCGCGAGAACAAACAGGCGACCGGCGCCGGCGCCGACCGTGTCTCAGACGGGATGCGCCAGGCGTTCGGCAAGCCTGTCGGCACCGCCGCTCGAGTCGGTAAGGGCGAGAATATCTTCACAGCCTACTGCGAGCCTGAGCAAGCTGACGCCGTGAAGGAGGCGTTCCGCCGTGCGTACAACAAGATGTCGCCGCCGTGCCGCATCGTCGTCGAGAAAGGCAAGGAGCTGCTCGTTCGGTAA
- a CDS encoding blue (type 1) copper domain protein (PFAM: Blue (type 1) copper domain; Twin-arginine translocation pathway, signal sequence, subgroup~KEGG: hmu:Hmuk_1005 blue (type 1) copper domain protein) codes for MVERRTFLKAASGVVLGTFLAGCTAGDGDGSATETETATASPTASPTASPPSADSSVVPVAAGPEKRLRFDPEEIEIAAETTVRWTFESIGHNVTSLPGASDKCETPEGAEPFASYEGTQHFSINDEGTTFDQTFTVPGEYVYVCAPHAGQGMVGSITVTE; via the coding sequence ATGGTCGAGAGACGTACCTTCCTCAAAGCCGCGAGCGGAGTCGTTCTGGGAACGTTCCTCGCTGGCTGTACCGCCGGCGACGGCGACGGCTCGGCGACGGAGACGGAGACGGCGACAGCGTCCCCTACGGCGTCACCGACCGCCTCGCCACCGTCGGCCGACTCGTCCGTCGTCCCGGTCGCCGCCGGCCCCGAGAAGCGACTCCGGTTCGACCCGGAGGAGATCGAAATTGCCGCCGAGACGACCGTCAGGTGGACGTTCGAAAGCATCGGGCACAACGTGACGAGCCTGCCCGGCGCGTCCGACAAGTGTGAGACCCCCGAGGGTGCCGAACCGTTCGCCTCCTACGAGGGGACCCAACACTTCTCGATCAACGATGAGGGAACGACGTTTGATCAAACCTTCACGGTTCCCGGCGAGTACGTCTACGTCTGTGCCCCCCACGCGGGGCAGGGGATGGTCGGCTCCATCACGGTTACCGAGTAA